A genomic stretch from Brachionichthys hirsutus isolate HB-005 unplaced genomic scaffold, CSIRO-AGI_Bhir_v1 contig_495, whole genome shotgun sequence includes:
- the LOC137917536 gene encoding LOW QUALITY PROTEIN: NF-kappa-B inhibitor-interacting Ras-like protein 1 (The sequence of the model RefSeq protein was modified relative to this genomic sequence to represent the inferred CDS: inserted 1 base in 1 codon): MGRGCKVVVCGQAAVGKTAVLEQLLYGNHRVGSGSTETQEDVYVASVETDRGVREQLRLYDTKGLREGQQLPRHRYPGADGFVPVYSVDSVESFRKVDTLKKDRDKSRDEKEVAVIVPGNKAGLRDRRQVEPEXGEKVKPWEASVTERRSLMEPFAQLTSRSAFPLPGRKSKGTPAGDM, translated from the exons ATGGGAAGAGGCTGTAAAGTTGTGGTGTGCGGCCAGGCTGCGGTCGGAAAAACGGCCGTCCTGGAGCAGCTGCTGTACGGAAACCACCGCGTCG GTTCCGGGTCCACGGAGACCCAGGAGGACGTGTACGTGGCCTCCGTGGAGACTGACCGCGGCGTGAGGGAGCAGCTGCGGCTCTACGACACCAAAGGCCTCCGCGAGGGGCAGCAGCTCCCTCGGCACCGCTACCCGGGGGCGGACGGCTTCGTGCCGGTCtacagcgtggacagcgtggagtCCTTCAGGAAGGTGGACACCCTGAAGAAGGACAGAGACAAGTCCAGAGACGAGAAGGAG GTAGCCGTCATCGTGCCGGGGAACAAGGCGGGCCTGCGGGACCGCCGGCAGGTCGAGCCGG GCGGCGAGAAGGTGAAGCCGTGGGAGGCGAGCGTCACGGAGCGCCGCTCCCTGATGGAACCGTTCGCCCAGCTGACCAGCAGGTCGGCCTTCCCTCTGCCGGGGCGCAAGAGCAAGGGCACGCCGGCCGGCGACATGTGA